A part of Sebastes umbrosus isolate fSebUmb1 chromosome 21, fSebUmb1.pri, whole genome shotgun sequence genomic DNA contains:
- the LOC119480453 gene encoding basic helix-loop-helix domain-containing protein USF3 isoform X1 encodes MPEMTETQTPGRSPKKKKNKESHNAVERHRKEKINAGINRIGSLLPCSQALKQSKNMILDQAFRYITEMKKRNDTLLLEGGDKVQAEEIRRLRRQMEELRRESAHYIELLKAHDIDILEDPTIHWKGKQRCAKVAKVNPTHQLPKGIIVYSNGKVKCPAGKEKSPAKQPSETLILQSPSEVGARLRVNGTLLQVNTSSSTPALLPVSTAIQSTPGLRMIEQCLVDMPAAAPALPPSVSYITLQIPASATALAQQPQPAAPAPTLTIAATSASQLPTESPAQPVANLTTLTQAIAATRAAASEVCSWVTQDSAMRTISYTAIPNSQALLRAGAAGSTQTTWTTLQMAGNTVQPVCQSVPAPEVINTTHTVQQVTVCPMGNKPTVQPIQIQMQPHVPVQQAPITAHIQAQPFQRPPQLRTAILNQAQPQPVLATQAQCAVLSQSAIVPQTGVVAHPAVVPSQPQPAVLQPASLIPHPPTALIPQPALVPQPQATVLPLLQTMQVLQVNPSGATASGVTAPQNTNNPSVVILQQASSCQTQSVVREEITNQTPCQHIVIIQAPNQVAPAPQNPQVGMVPAAVPTAVPVVSTQIPTTSSSTSATSLQSVGGKQLVHILPRPVQPQINHQLQVTQASSSPPVPTTPQTITVNGQVFALQPMKTSDKSSSKAGQSTLQLVQPTTTEEPTTNVALNSLGALSSLNQSISQGLPLTISSQNNSQPPAAPSLVVQQKQPPAPASVPGAALALPVRQLQVPCLNAVKSGPLVNASKTPAKRLRTTLNAKRATAKRTKPAKKKELSQAPPAVAVSAKPAVAAGENQTVQVSVSPVLQSSTVKVTDISPTCTTAVTTAHCSEAVGNVTSTQNTQIMIVCSSSSESTVFSQSQPQSKNSVGATQTDVSHTNTSSMAPAVTPVNATSAKPAVSAAVAIESKPVSGNNSTVTKLPAPEVKQPTTSSATSSTQNKSAATTTVSKQSKSVVSSAGATETLYTSTTVSAACLTPVCTSSIPTTAPVSLNPPTQPTSVCRPQVSNTQDPLPCNKPQPVTLPLVSTTVALSSPAATFSAAHSSVTAPTTSSEFRKRVTTSRAPTQQTDVNMPNPSPCHPAEVKPPQPSRRDREAQVERHSTAAEKDGLVAATSGRKDFALSQQVYTNLDDQTIEHPMTSSRQTDSPMSSGAGGGRGFSVASMLPQGHTISASSGSFGTFTFTSEQAEMLALAMLEQDSPGRRSGSCSGNTAPTNATWEPPKNPAVSNSKERGSTGQQAKVTKPMDTVTVKPAVQVSVRGQAGEGPSASRHPQNISYSQSQSLPQVQSQSGTVASLSVNNLIRPSSSQQPYPGSPSLAGQQGSVPSPVGTSAHISQPPNNALSPCSGAAQLNEYTPLKTALMRAQAGVGVGERQAKIISKRQAQEEVMLNTGKRPKPCPPSASHMDVKAPDHSQMMVGQLPPTSSAVMTRINSESGGPLFSTNSFMSPVVRPPDGHCPPQGPPDLNQPGVLHLPQGHPQHAATQPGQHLGGNLYMKQQQQEQQRHHLYHLQHHLTQPDPAQRHSLHQRALQQQQEQQQQQQQQQQHVQKKRGLVRGSQTGSPAGLQQKQHHLEKSGVQQQQHSHQQQQTQHQQHTQQQQQQSQQHQQQSHQQSQQHQQPTQHQQSHPQQHQQQTHQQQTQTQHQQHQQQQQQQLQQQQQSSHSRHQQHLQQQIQQQQQQQHFRHQEKSCEAQAAGSRAHHSSHLAQQEHLKPGQDHNAMQRMMSTRTLEQQLIPPPSNPVSRSSDLACAPSRQERHRVSSYSAEALIGKSSTSGEQQQQRMGLHLQPGRGAAQEQPDLRGYLDTSRGKANIAHNPQNRLPSDHPGSADVQRVSECPPFKAMGGGVHQLGGFDAPKSVASSQRGPQGQQQGGFRMGVGPPPDGRNRYSAAHPGSQGVQVGLPREQEGCHQSFMQSLLSPHLPEQSNHQRAVQCCPPVSMEYSCVPGSSSGDIQAKASSPSVPQTQKAPAMRLGEGNKGHISQVSSNMHGGPGVRTGLPHPPTPHGSSEPGRSSAPSRPPTAVSQHSRHIARDTQPTKLRPGDRPRSGALRQSNPFEPEVHLPLPSGGGVLLGRPQSGGEARRSTIVRFMADSAQVPGDNNLVPDQHLTQNFGFPFIPEGGMNPPPINPNSTFIPPVSQPNASRTPSLLPVEPQNTLPSFYPSYSPAAHPSDVTLQYFPNQMFTSPSADKGSAPQLNNRFGSILSPPRSFGQASFPLLPDMPPMPITNSSGITPHISNFSLTSLFPEIATGMPTDGSAMPMSPLLSLSNTSAADSGKQPNRPAHNISHILGHDGSSAV; translated from the exons ATGCCAGAGATGACTGAAACTCAGACACCTGGTCGTAGTCCCAA aaagaagaaaaacaaagaatctCACAATGCAG TTGAGAGacacagaaaagagaaaattaatGCTGGGATTAACCGCATTGGTAGTCTTCTGCCCTGTTCCCAGGCACTTAAACAG AGTAAGAACATGATCTTGGACCAGGCTTTTCGCTACATCACTGAAATGAAGAAACGAAATGACACGTTGCTTCTGGAAGGAGGAGATAAAGTCCAAG CGGAGGAGATCCGTCGGCTGCGGCGTCAGATGGAGGAACTGAGGAGGGAGAGTGCTCACTACATCGAGCTCCTCAAAGCCCATGATATTGACATTTTAGAAGACCCCACAATCCACTGGAAGGGGAAACAGCGTTGCGCCAAGGTGGCAAAAGTGAACCCCACTCACCAACTCCCAAAGGGGATCATTGTCTATTCTAATGGCAAAGTAAAGTGCCCGGCAGGGAAGGAGAAGAGCCCAGCAAAACAGCCTTCTGAAACATTAATTCTTCAGTCACCTTCTGAGGTCGGTGCCAGGTTGAGGGTTAATGGAACTCTGCTGCAAGTTAATACCTCTTCTTCCACCCCTGCACTTCTCCCTGTGTCCACCGCCATCCAGTCTACACCAGGCCTGAGAATGATAGAGCAGTGTTTGGTCGATATGCCGGCTGCAGCCCCCGCTCTGCCACCCTCTGTGTCTTACATCACCCTCCAGATCCCTGCATCCGCCACAGCTTTGGCCCAACAACCGCAGCCTGCCGCCCCAGCTCCGACCCTCACCATAGCAGCCACTTCAGCCTCACAGCTTCCCACTGAAAGCCCTGCTCAGCCTGTGGCCAATCTCACCACGCTTACACAGGCTATAGCCGCAACCAGAGCAGCAGCCTCAGAGGTTTGCTCTTGGGTCACACAGGACTCTGCCATGAGGACTATAAGTTACACTGCTATCCCAAACAGCCAAGCCCTTCTTAGGGCTGGGGCGGCAGGCAGCACACAGACTACCTGGACAACGCTGCAGATGGCGGGGAACACAGTGCAGCCAGTCTGCCAGAGTGTCCCCGCCCCAGAGGTCATCAACACCACCCATACTGTCCAGCAGGTGACCGTGTGTCCGATGGGCAACAAACCTACTGTTCAGCCCATTCAAATACAGATGCAACCACATGTGCCTGTACAGCAAGCACCCATTACAGCCCACATTCAAGCACAGCCCTTTCAGAGACCACCGCAGCTACGGACAGCAATCCTGAACCAGGCACAGCCTCAGCCTGTTCTAGCCACCCAAGCACAGTGTGCTGTTCTCTCCCAGTCGGCCATCGTACCCCAGACAGGTGTGGTTGCCCACCCTGCTGTCGTGCCGTCGCAACCCCAGCCTGCTGTACTTCAACCAGCGTCATTGATTCCACATCCTCCGACAGCCCTCATACCTCAGCCAGCCCTGGTGCCCCAGCCACAGGCCACTGTGCTGCCCCTCCTGCAGACCATGCAGGTGCTGCAGGTCAACCCGTCTGGAGCGACAGCCTCAGGTGTAACAGCACCACAGAACACTAACAACCCAAGTGTGGTCATTCTGCAGCAGGCCAGTTCTTGCCAAACCCAGTCAGTTGTACGGGAGGAAATAACCAATCAGACACCGTGTCAACATATTGTAATCATCCAGGCACCCAATCAGGTTGCACCTGCCCCTCAGAATCCTCAGGTTGGCATGGTGCCGGCTGCTGTGCCCACTGCAGTACCTGTTGTGTCCACTCAAATACCCACGACCAGCAGCTCAACATCTGCCACGTCCTTGCAGAGTGTTGGGGGAAAGCAACTGGTGCACATTCTCCCACGCCCTGTTCAGCCTCAAATTAACCATCAACTTCAGGTCACTCaggcctcctcctccccacCGGTTCCTACAACCCCACAGACTATCACTGTGAACGGCCAGGTGTTTGCCCTGCAGCCCATGAAGACTTCTGACAAATCCAGCTCCAAGGCTGGCCAGAGTACGCTCCAGCTGGTCCAGCCAACAACCACAGAGGAACCAACTACTAATGTGGCCCTCAACAGTTTAGGTGCACTCAGCAGTCTCAATCAGAGCATCTCTCAGGGCCTTCCACTTACCATTTCTAGCCAGAACAACAGTCAGcctccagctgctccatcaTTAGTAGTCCAGCAGAAGCAGCCTCCTGCTCCAGCATCCGTCCCTGGAGCCGCACTTGCTCTACCTGTCCGGCAGCTACAGGTCCCTTGTTTGAACGCAGTCAAATCAGGGCCGCTGGTCAATGCCTCTAAGACTCCAGCAAAGAGGCTTCGTACAACTTTGAATGCAAAGAGGGCAACAGCTAAAAGGACTAAACCAGCCAAGAAAAAAGAGCTCAGTCAGGCACCGCCTGCTGTTGCTGTTTCAGCCAAGCCAGCGGTTGCTGCAGGAGAAAATCAGACAGTTCAGGTTTCAGTATCTCCAGTTTTACAGTCCTCCACTGTAAAAGTCACAGACATTTCCCCCACTTGTACCACAGCTGTCACAACTGCACATTGTAGTGAAGCTGTAGGGAATGTCACCTCCACACAAAACACTCAGATAATGATTGTGTGTAGTTCATCGAGTGAGTCAACTGTATTTAGTCAATCCCAACCACAGAGCAAAAACTCTGTCGGTGCAACTCAGACTGATGTCAGTCATACTAACACTAGTAGTATGGCACCTGCGGTTACACCTGTCAATGCCACATCGGCCAAGCCAGCTGTCAGTGCAGCTGTGGCCATTGAGAGTAAACCAGTTTCTGGCAACAACTCAACTGTAACCAAACTCCCAGCTCCAGAGGTTAAACAGCCAACCACTAGTTCAGCAACTAGCTCAACACAAAATAAGTCAGCTGCCACCACTACTGTTTCTAAACAGAGCAAATCTGTGGTCAGCTCTGCAGGTGCCACCGAGACGCTGTACACTTCCACcactgtttctgctgcatgcCTGACTCCAGTCTGCACCAGCAGTATCCCAACAACTGCACCAGTATCTTTAAATCCGCCTACCCAACCAACTTCAGTATGTCGTCCCCAGGTATCTAATACCCAAGATCCTCTGCCCTGCAATAAACCTCAGCCCGTCACTTTACCCTTGGTGTCCACAACCGTGGCGCTCTCATCACCTGCGGCGACTTTTTCTGCAGCCCACAGCTCCGTTACAGCCCCCACAACAAGCTCAGAGTTTAGGAAAAGGGTCACTACCAGTAGAGCGCCAACACAGCAGACTGACGTAAATATGCCCAACCCTTCCCCTTGCCATCCCGCAGAAGTCAAACCACCCCAACCCTCTAGAAGAGACAGGGAGGCTCAGGTAGAGAGACACTCCACGGCAGCAGAGAAAGACGGCTTAGTGGCAGCGACTTCTGGCAGAAAGGATTTTGCCCTATCTCAACAGGTGTACACCAACCTTGACGATCAAACTATAGAGCACCCTATGACATCTAGCAGGCAGACAGATTCTCCCATGTCTTCAGGGGCTGGGGGAGGCCGAGGGTTCTCTGTGGCATCCATGCTTCCACAGGGCCACACTATTAGTGCGTCATCTGGCTCCTTTGGAACATTTACATTCACCTCCGAGCAGGCCGAAATGCTGGCCTTGGCCATGCTAGAACAGGACAGTCCAGGGAGGCGGAGTGGAAGCTGCTCTGGGAACACTGCTCCGACAAACGCCACATGGGAGCCCCCAAAGAACCCAGCAGTGTCAAACAGTAAAGAAAGGGGCTCAACTGGACAGCAGGCCAAAGTGACTAAACCCATGGACACAGTAACGGTTAAACCTGCTGTCCAGGTATCGGTCAGAGGACAGGCTGGGGAGGGGCCCAGTGCAAGCAGACATCCACAAAACATCTCGTACTCCCAGTCCCAGTCTCTCCCCCAGGTCCAGTCTCAGAGCGGCACCGTGGCTAGCCTCAGCGTCAACAACCTGATCCGGCCCAGCTCCAGTCAGCAACCCTACCCCGGCTCTCCCAGTCTCGCCGGCCAACAGGGCTCGGTTCCCTCACCTGTAGGGACGTCAGCCCACATATCCCAACCGCCAAACAACGCCCTCTCGCCCTGCTCAGGTGCGGCCCAACTGAACGAGTACACCCCCTTAAAGACTGCGCTAATGAGGGCTCAAGCTGGAGTCGGCGTAGGCGAGCGACAAGCGAAGATCATCTCCAAGCGGCAGGCCCAGGAGGAGGTGATGCTAAACACCGGGAAGCGGCCCAAGCCTTGCCCTCCATCAGCCAGCCACATGGATGTGAAAGCGCCAGACCACAGCCAGATGATGGTGGGACAGCTGCCCCCCACGTCCTCGGCTGTCATGACGAGGATTAATTCAGAAAGCGGAGGCCCGCTCTTCTCCACGAACTCTTTCATGAGCCCGGTAGTTCGGCCCCCGGACGGCCACTGTCCTCCTCAAGGACCTCCTGATTTAAACCAGCCAGGTGTGCTCCATCTGCCCCAGGGTCATCCCCAGCACGCCGCAACCCAGCCTGGCCAGCACCTGGGAGGAAACCTTTAcatgaaacagcagcagcaagagCAACAGAGACACCATCTGTACCATCTGCAACACCACCTGACACAGCCTGACCCCGCACAGCGCCACTCGCTACACCAGAGGGCgcttcagcagcagcaagagcagcagcagcagcagcagcagcagcagcagcatgtgcaGAAGAAGCGGGGGCTTGTCAGAGGCAGTCAGACTGGTTCACCTGCTGGCCTGCAACAGAAGCAGCACCACCTGGAGAAGTCTGgagttcagcagcagcagcactcgcatcaacaacaacagacgCAGCATCAAcagcacacacagcagcagcagcagcagtcgcagcagcatcaacaacaGTCGCACCAACAATCACAGCAGCATCAACAGCCAACGCAACACCAACAGTCTCATCCccaacagcaccaacagcaAACACATCAACAGCAGACACAGACGcagcatcaacaacaccaacagcagcagcagcagcagctacagcagcagcagcagagctcccACTCCAGACACCAGCAGCATCTACAGCAGCAGatccagcagcaacaacagcagcagcactttAGACACCAGGAGAAGAGCTGTGAAGCCCAGGCAGCAGGATCCAGGGCCCACCACAGCAGCCACCTGGCCCAGCAGGAGCACCTCAAG CCTGGTCAAGACCACAACGCTATGCAGAGGATGATGAGCACGAGGACTCTGGAGCAGCAGCTCATCCCTCCTCCCAGCAACCCCGTGTCCCGGTCGTCTGACTTGGCCTGCGCTCCATCACGGCAGGAGCGCCACCGCGTTTCCAGCTATTCCGCGGAGGCGCTCATCGGCAAAAGTTCCACCAGtggcgagcagcagcagcagcgcatGGGCCTCCACCTTCAGCCTGGCCGCGGTGCCGCACAGGAGCAGCCAGACCTCCGCGGTTACCTGGACACGTCGCGAGGGAAGGCCAACATCGCACACAACCCACAGAATCGCCTGCCCTCTGACCATCCGGGATCTGCTGATGTTCAGCGGGTCTCGGAGTGTCCGCCATTCAAGGCCATGGGAGGAGGAGTGCATCAGCTTGGTGGGTTTGATGCCCCTAAGTCAGTGGCGTCCTCCCAGAGGGGCCCTCAGGGGCAACAGCAAGGCGGGTTCAGGATGGGCGTTGGCCCTCCACCAGACGGCAGGAACCGCTACAGCGCAGCTCACCCCGGCTCACAGGGAGTACAAGTCGGCCTCCCACGGGAGCAGGAGGGCTGTCACCAGAGTTTCATGCAAAGCCTCCTTTCCCCCCACCTGCCCGAGCAGAGCAACCACCAGCGAGCAGTGCAGTGCTGTCCGCCGGTCAGCATGGAGTACAGCTGTGTGCCCGGAAGCTCTTCAGGAGACATTCAGGCCAAAGCCTCCAGCCCCAGCGTGCCCCAGACACAGAAGGCCCCGGCTATGCGGCTCGGAGAGGGCAACAAGGGCCACATTTCTCAGGTCAGCAGTAATATGCACGGAGGCCCAGGCGTGCGCACGGGTCTCCCCCACCCTCCGACCCCACACGGCAGCTCTGAGCCAGGCCGCTCCTCGGCGCCCTCCAGACCGCCCACCGCCGTCAGCCAGCACTCTCGCCACATCGCCCGAGACACGCAGCCCACCAAGCTGAGACCCGGTGACCGGCCTCGATCGGGCGCTCTGAGACAGAGCAACCCTTTCGAGCCCGAGGTCCACCTGCCTCTGCCCTCGGGAGGAGGGGTGCTGCTGGGCAGGCCGCAGTCCGGAGGAGAGGCGCGACGCAGCACTATCGTTCGCTTTATGGCAGATAGCGCTCAGGTTCCCGGTGACAACAACCTGGTTCCAGACCAACACCTAACACAAAACTTTGGTTTCCCCTTTATTCCAGAGGGAGGGATGAATCCTCCTCCCATCAATCCCAACTCCACATTCATCCCTCCAGTCAGCCAGCCCAACGCCTCCCGCACACCATCCCTCCTGCCTGTAGAGCCCCAGAACACTTTACCCTCCTTCTACCCCTCTTATTCTCCAGCTGCTCACCCCAGCGACGTCACCCTCCAGTACTTTCCCAACCAAATGTTTACCAGCCCGAGTGCAGACAAGGGCAGCGCTCCTCAACTCAATAACCGCTTCGGCTccatcctctcccctcctcgCAGTTTCGGCCAGGCCAGCTTCCCTTTACTTCCAGACATGCCCCCTATGCCCATCACCAACTCGTCTGGAATCACCCCTCACATATCCAACTTCAGCCTCACCTCGCTATTCCCCGAGATCGCAACAGGCATGCCCACCGACGGTTCTGCCATGCCAATGTCTCCCCTGCTGTCTCTCTCCAACACCTCGGCCGCCGACTCCGGCAAGCAGCCCAACCGTCCCGCCCACAACATCAGCCACATTCTGGGCCACGACGGCAGCTCGGCCGTGTGA